The region TTCTTTCCCAAAATCATAAACATAAATAGAAGTATCCTTATCATAAGTGATAGCAGCTATCCTTTCTCCGTTTTTAGATACTGATACATTTGACCAGATTGGCTGATCTTGTATAAGCGTCAGACCTAATGAACTAGATGGATTTACGTTAATGACATATATTTTTTGATCAGTACCTACAAACACAGCCTGTTCTCCATTGTCTGTAACGCTGGGTTTACTTTTAACTGATTTATTCAACAATGCCTTGAAATTTGTTCCGGCTGCAGTGGACCTGAAAAGTCCGTCTGTAGTAAAATCATCCGTATCGTATGATAACAAATATTCTGTTCCTGGATTAACAGGGAACGTGCTTGTATAATCACCTCCAGCACCATCAGTGATTCCCACTGCATCGAAAGCTATAGCAGCCTGAGCAGCTTCAACAGATGAATTGCCATAAATATCTTTTGCAGATTGTATGACAGCTATTCTCAGATCAATAAATTTAGAGTTTGCTGTAAGGTAATTTGATAAAGCTCTGTAAAATACAGAAGCTGCCTTTCTCCTGCTATTCAAGGATGTAGCATATTTATAAAAAGCCCAATTGGGTATACCACTATTAATATGTACGCCACCATTATCTGCAGAACCATTATATTTTTCGCTGATATGTCTTGGCTGATAGCCATTATCATTCAATGAACTCCCACCATTATGAGGATCGGATAAAGACCGCAATGCACCGGAAGGAAATGCGGATAACTTAACTACATCTTCACCTAACTGCCAATCAGCAGTATCCATCATACTTCCAAAGATATCTGCCATAGATTCATTAATTGCACCAGACTCTCCTTCATACTTTAAATTTGCGGTATTCTGTACCACTCCGTGAGTCATCTCATGACCTGCAACATCCACTCCTCCAGCTAATGGTTTAAAGTCTGTATTCCCATTGCCGTAAAACATTGCTTTACCATTCCAATAAGCATTATCCAGCCCTGACCCATCATCATCCACTACATTAATTACTGAATATATTGTTCCACCATTACCATCAATAGATTCTCTGCCATGAGCGGTTCTAAAGTAATCGTACGCAATACCTGCATTATAATGCGCTGAAACTCCAGCACGACTGGACCATGAATTACTCGCGGAAACTATATTCTGAACTTTAAAGCCATCTCCAAAAGTATTATTGGCATCATAAGTAATAATTGCTCCGGTGTTAGTAGCAGCATCATACATAGGCCTTGAAACATCAATCATATAATAGGACGACCCCTCCTGATATGTACTAAAAGTTCGGTTAACACCATTCAAATCAATTGCAGAAGCTGTTCTAGGACCATCTGCATGGCAGGTAATCTTCAAACTTTTAAGGATGTTTCCAGACTTTGCATCTACAAAATATTCCCAGCTTTCAAGTTTATTCGGACAGATAGAAATTTTATATGCCAGTACATATCTTTTTACAAGGCTATTATCTTCATATATAACTGTATCAACTTCAGGAGTGCTGTGGCTAACTACCATCTTTTCCGCATCATTGAACTCCTTTTTATAAAGGGTTTTAGAGGACACATCATTGATTACTGTAGTTACTGCGGACTTTAAATCAACAACTGGTTTTACGTCCATTTCATTCTTAATTACATGATAGTTTCCATTGAAAATTTCCGCAACGTTAGATTGGTTAAAATGGACAACAACTTCAGAGGCATTAACCTTAATACCTTTATATTTTTGAGTGAGTTTAACATGTTTTTTACCAAGACCATCTGCCTGAATGCTTTTGATTTCAAAGTCTCGCTCAGGATTTGATATTTTAGTAAGGCTACTTATTGAATTCAGGTAATCAAAACAGCTATTTCTGATATCAGAACTGGATCTTGATGAAGATGTAGTGGAATTAGCAGGTTTTGAGATAAATATAGGCAGACCACTTTCCTGTGAAATAATCACTTCAGTATTGTTGTCTTTCCTTAAATTACCAGCTCCCGTTCTCAAAGAGATTGAATTACGGCCATTTCCATATGCTGGAGTCCTTAAAGAAGTTTTTTGAGCTGTACGACCATCAATTACTGAAGCTTTTAAATCCGATTTATTCAGAAGGGTATCTTTATGTTTTTTACTATTAAATGGATCCTTTTGGGCCCACGTAGAAAAAGATATTAAGCTTCCGAGAAGAGAAAACTTAAAAAAAACAGAGACTTTCATTTTTGATTCAGAGTTAGACTTTTAACAAATATAAAATATTATTGAACAAGATTTCTTTACCTTTAAGTATTTACAGTATCAACTTCCCAAAGGCGTACAAACTTTCCATAATAAAAATAATCAAAAAAGGTGATTTCTCCCTGACTGTTTATGAACAGAAGGATTTTTTATTTGCTATATCCAAGAAAGATAAATTCAACATTAAAAAGATTAACTAAACTCTTTCACACAACTTGTAACTGTTGAATTACAGATAATTGTTAATTCTTATCGTTTAAACACTATTTAAAACTTCTTACTTACCAAATATTCATAAATAGCAGAAATATCTTCATCCCCCTTCCCATCTTGTTTAGCCATACCATAAACCTCTTTGGCTATAGCAGTAAGTGGTAAAGAGATATTACTCTCGTAAGCTGTCTGGAGAATTAAATGAAGATCTTTATGTGCCCACTTTAGAGAAAATTCAGGACTAAAGTTTTTAGATTCAAGTTTGGATTTCTTTAACTTCAAAAATGGAGAAACGACAGGACTTTCTGAAAGAATATTTACAATAGAAGATTCATCCAAACCAGAAGTCACTCCCAGATTTACGGCTTCTGAAAATGCTATCATGGATTGTGCTAACACTAAATTAATAACCATTTTCATTTTTGTTCCATCACCGACTTTACCCAAATGATTAATAGACTTCCCCATGATTGAAAGCAATGGACGTGCGTCTTCCAGATCTTTATTATCTCCCCCTACTAAAAAAATCAATTCTCCCTTTTCTGCAACTCCTTTAGACCCGGATACAGGAGCATCAAGATACCTTAGACCAGCTTCTTTGGCTTTGGCAGCCATCTCTTCAACGAAAGAAGGATTTACTGTACTTGTATTAATCCATAAGGAATTTTTCTTTGCATTCATGATAATCCCCTCCTTCCCTAAAGCAATTTCCTCAATTACTTCAGGTGATGAAAGCATTGTAATCAAGATATCAGCATCTTTCACTGCAGCGACAACAGAAGAAGCAAGCTTAGCACCACTCTGTTTTAAGGCTTCAGCTTTTCCCTGACTTCTGTTCCAAACCAACAATTCGTTTCCCCCTTTAATCAGATTGGCTGCCATCCGGCTTCCCATAATTCCAAGACCAATAAAAGTTATTTTCATATAAATCGTTTATCAGAACAAACTTAAATTGTCAATCCTTGTTAGAGGTTCCTTTAAAAAGTTTATGTCATTATTGAATATCTGCAAAACAAAAAAATGCTTAGGATAAGATGGAGTATCTGTTCCTGACATTCATAATAAAATGATTACTCCTGCTATCTGTTGAATCTGCAATAACCATTCATTACAAAAGGCTTTGATGTATCATTTGAAGAAGTAATGAATATTTAAGGACATTGCTTTATAAGAAATAAAAATTATCACAATAACCTCAGAGCTCAGGAAAATCTGGGTGATGTCTATGAAAAATCAGGCGACATTCCTAATGCTGTAAAGAGTTAAACATAATGCCTTTTAATAGCGGATATACCTTCAATACGAAAGAGATTAATAAATATCAGAGATCAGTCAATCGACGCACATTTGCATTATGCAAAGAATCTGTCTCCTGAGGCAGTATAACATTGTTTTGCAATGCCAGAGCGTTAAGATCACTTTGCGCTTGAGTAAAATCTCCAACCAAGGATGCACCAAAAGCTTTAATACTAGCGTTGGTAGCATTTGCTAAGGCTAGTCGTCCAAAATCTACCTGTGCCAGATTAAATAATGTGATTCTTCGCGCAAAGGCATTATCTGCACCAGATAAAGTCTGAACTTGCTGAGGAGGTGGCGGACTATCATCCTTATCATCTTTACAACTCAATAACGAGGTTAGCACTAAGATTAAAAATATACTTATTTTTTGCGAAGAGTTCCCTTAAAGAAATAATCTTTGAATTGAAGTTTATTCTTTTTCATAAGTCCTGTGTGATTAATTACATAACCCCAAACTCTATTTATGTTCAAAAAGAATAATCCCTTCCTTGTAAAAAAATGAATAAATTAAAAAGTCAGTACACATAAAGAACATAGCAATAAAATTAAACCAGAGCCAACTGAAATTACAATTAGCTCTGGTTTGCATGAATAAATACCTAAGAACAGTACTACAACTTATTCTGACTTGAAGTTTTATCTTTTTTATAAGTACTCCATTGGTTTTCTCCTTTTGGTACAGCTTGTCTGACTTCCTGGCTTCTCTTCTTACCTAGTTCTTTACTTTTTATTTCGACAGATTCCTGAGTTGCGTCTGTACCTTTAATTGGTTGCTTAAGTAACCCATCTGTTTCATTAACATGTTTTGCTGGATCTTCAATATACTGCCAGGTTTCCGCAAGGCCGGTTGATTTACCTTCATTCCATGAATCTCTGATTGTAGCCCCGTTCGACATATTAAAATAAAGATTGCTAAATCTAGGATCACCCTGTAAAACACCAGGAGGAAAATTAGGCTTGATTGTTTCAAGTGCTGCTTCAAACATTTGCATATGTGCAATTTCTCTAGTCATTAAAAACTTAAGAGTTTCTTTCACATATGGATCGTCAGTAAACTGCATAAGATATTCATATACAATTTTTGCTCTTGATTCAGCAGCAATGTCTGAACGTAAATCAACAGTAAGATCTCCGTTAGCTTCAACAAAAGCACCTGACCATGGAATTCCCTGGCAATTAGTAAGTGCAGGCCCTCCACCTGTAAGCACTCCAAACTGGGGTGCTGTGGTAGCCTGATGGATAAGGTTTTCCTTTGCAGATTTACCTAGCAGCATCTCCATAATTTCAGACTTGTCAGCAGCTTCTTTTAATTGGCCATTGACGCCATTAAGCAACATTTGAATCGTAGCACCTACTATCTCTAAGTGGCTTAATTCTTCTGTTGCAATATCCATTAACATATCATATTTTTCAGGATAAGCTTGTCTGACTGAAAATGCCTGAACGAAATATTGCATAGCTGCTTTAAGTT is a window of Sporocytophaga myxococcoides DSM 11118 DNA encoding:
- a CDS encoding M4 family metallopeptidase, whose product is MKVSVFFKFSLLGSLISFSTWAQKDPFNSKKHKDTLLNKSDLKASVIDGRTAQKTSLRTPAYGNGRNSISLRTGAGNLRKDNNTEVIISQESGLPIFISKPANSTTSSSRSSSDIRNSCFDYLNSISSLTKISNPERDFEIKSIQADGLGKKHVKLTQKYKGIKVNASEVVVHFNQSNVAEIFNGNYHVIKNEMDVKPVVDLKSAVTTVINDVSSKTLYKKEFNDAEKMVVSHSTPEVDTVIYEDNSLVKRYVLAYKISICPNKLESWEYFVDAKSGNILKSLKITCHADGPRTASAIDLNGVNRTFSTYQEGSSYYMIDVSRPMYDAATNTGAIITYDANNTFGDGFKVQNIVSASNSWSSRAGVSAHYNAGIAYDYFRTAHGRESIDGNGGTIYSVINVVDDDGSGLDNAYWNGKAMFYGNGNTDFKPLAGGVDVAGHEMTHGVVQNTANLKYEGESGAINESMADIFGSMMDTADWQLGEDVVKLSAFPSGALRSLSDPHNGGSSLNDNGYQPRHISEKYNGSADNGGVHINSGIPNWAFYKYATSLNSRRKAASVFYRALSNYLTANSKFIDLRIAVIQSAKDIYGNSSVEAAQAAIAFDAVGITDGAGGDYTSTFPVNPGTEYLLSYDTDDFTTDGLFRSTAAGTNFKALLNKSVKSKPSVTDNGEQAVFVGTDQKIYVINVNPSSSLGLTLIQDQPIWSNVSVSKNGERIAAITYDKDTSIYVYDFGKEEWATFKLYNPTYSGVKSQGPVYADAIEWSYDGESLVYDCFNSIKNEDGSNIEYWDINLIKVWDNNTNDFAEGEILKLFNNLSEGESIGNPSFSKNSPYIIAFDYEYSDGISSEYAVVGFDMEHNTLDLIAENTTLGFPAYNKNDNIISFTVEDANGDFDINYVSLNADKISSNGVQSRLINNAMWPVYFAVGERSTSTGVISADIEEPQPVIYPNPTKGELTVVVPKAKQNKFEIQVFNQLGQLVISKLFNNVSDKVIIDTEGLTEGLYYLTIKDDSVAASYKFIKQ
- a CDS encoding DUF4142 domain-containing protein — protein: MLTSLLSCKDDKDDSPPPPQQVQTLSGADNAFARRITLFNLAQVDFGRLALANATNASIKAFGASLVGDFTQAQSDLNALALQNNVILPQETDSLHNANVRRLTDL
- a CDS encoding NAD(P)-dependent oxidoreductase, with product MKITFIGLGIMGSRMAANLIKGGNELLVWNRSQGKAEALKQSGAKLASSVVAAVKDADILITMLSSPEVIEEIALGKEGIIMNAKKNSLWINTSTVNPSFVEEMAAKAKEAGLRYLDAPVSGSKGVAEKGELIFLVGGDNKDLEDARPLLSIMGKSINHLGKVGDGTKMKMVINLVLAQSMIAFSEAVNLGVTSGLDESSIVNILSESPVVSPFLKLKKSKLESKNFSPEFSLKWAHKDLHLILQTAYESNISLPLTAIAKEVYGMAKQDGKGDEDISAIYEYLVSKKF
- a CDS encoding manganese catalase family protein, whose product is MFHHNKDLQFNARVSKADPKFATLLLEQFGGANGELKAAMQYFVQAFSVRQAYPEKYDMLMDIATEELSHLEIVGATIQMLLNGVNGQLKEAADKSEIMEMLLGKSAKENLIHQATTAPQFGVLTGGGPALTNCQGIPWSGAFVEANGDLTVDLRSDIAAESRAKIVYEYLMQFTDDPYVKETLKFLMTREIAHMQMFEAALETIKPNFPPGVLQGDPRFSNLYFNMSNGATIRDSWNEGKSTGLAETWQYIEDPAKHVNETDGLLKQPIKGTDATQESVEIKSKELGKKRSQEVRQAVPKGENQWSTYKKDKTSSQNKL